In Podarcis muralis chromosome 7, rPodMur119.hap1.1, whole genome shotgun sequence, the genomic stretch AGGGCAAGGGGGACTTCACTGGCCAAAGGGAAATGAGATGGGAAGGGAAATGGGGAGCATACTTTGGGTACCAATTCTTACAAAGTTATTTGGTAGCTGAAATGGAAACACTCCAGAGCTAGGAAGAATctggcgcatagctgtcaacttttcccttttcttgcaaggaatcctattcagaataagggaatttctgttaaaaaaagggaaacgttgacagctatgatctggtgGAGCTGGTCTTTATAACAGAGCTGTGGCAATGTGAGAGCGGAGGTCTGTCCTCTGAGAAGTAGGGCATCTGCCTACCTCAATTACAACCCGAGGGAtcctcctcttttcctcttctggCATAAGGATTGGGCTGGCTGGATATCCAAACTGGCCTCAGCCCCACCTTTAACCTGCAGCGTTAACATCGGAGTACAATGCAGATTACGTTGTCTTCAGCAACACCTGCCCACCCTCATAGATCTCAGTTGCAACTGGGTGCGAGTTGGCAGGACTAGTGTTTAAATTCTTTAAAAACCAACTTACTGAACAAAATTAAACTAGaaacctgaataataataattcattacgtttatatcccacctatttTCCTTTCTAAGGAGattcccttcctcatttaatccgtACAACGACCCTGCCAGGTAGGTTAGGCAGGGGAGCtgtatggggatttgaaccctggtcacccaGGTCTTAATCCGAAACGCTCACCACTGCACTTTACCGTCCAACACGCCTGCTGCCCGTTCACGTTCTGGCTTTCTCAGCCCGTCCCTGGAGGCCGCTCTCACTTCCCTCCCACCGGCAGAGGGCGAGGAGATTCGTTCTTAAAAAATGGTTTATCCAATGTAAGCCCGGAAGTTAACTCCCGAGACGGCGAGTCACTCTTCATTTTTCTGTTCTCTGTGTCTCACGTACACGTAATCTGAGCGGAATCCTCcgcgagctccggagggagctgTGGCTGCTTTACGTCCAGCCGCGACTGTCGTGAAAGCGAGGGGCACGCCTGACGGCAGCACTGTCGCGAACGCTCGCAAGGACAGGTAGGTAaggaaggccggggggggggttgttactCAGGTGTAAGGGGCAGGTGGGAGGGGTTGTGTGGGAAGGGTATCAATTTCGCTCCCCCACCCCGTCTGCCTGCGGCGGGGAGGGACAAGTTGTGTAGCAAAGTTCCCTGCAAGGTAAAAATTCAGAGCCAGTACTTGAAGCAGGTTCTGGGGTCTGTTACCTATGCCTTTGGCGGAAGGGTGGGCGGTAGTCTGAGGGAGGGTCGCCCCCAGAAGAGTTTGCTGCTCCTTGAGGCTCCCCTCAGTCCCCGGTGCATGATAGCGCCCAGGCTGGTCGAGGTAGCTTAGAaagccccttcctctcttcctcctcctggcaaCAAAAACGCCATAAGAAtagtttagagcagtggttcccaaatctTTTTGGGGATCATCCCCTCACTGTACcccataaaaagcattattcagaacagcGGTTTGTACGGTCCACTAAGGAAGATAgcgcaataaaattcaaaacagtaacaattaattgcatacTTATTCAAAATTCAATTAAAGATATGTAGTTTAATTCATTCAACAAAATCGATGAACTTGATTCAGTGAAACCAACTTTTCAAAGTtagatagtcatttacacctccagcaccccCTGCTGCTCTCCCTAGGTAGCCCACATTGGCAACCACTGGGTTGGTTAAATGCACTAACCATGTGCTGTCTGTTTCAACAGAGGCTAAACCATCGATTTGCTAAACTTCTGGAAACTTTGAAGccgggtgtgtgggtgtgaagCGGGATGTAGTCTGGGAATATTTTGAAGTCTGGTGGGGAAATTTTGGAGGGAAATGAATTGTTTTGAAACATCTTCTCATTGGATTTAAGCTTGCTTTAAATACGTAAATGTTTCAGGTGTATTTGGCAAACTCACAGATTTTACAGTTTGGTATATAACGGTTTAAGACTCATTTACTTAAGGGATCACCTTACCTACATGCCACTTTGATCTGCAAAACTTTAACTTCTACAAGTGCCATACAGTGTTGGATCCAAGTTTATGAGTAGTTCCTTTAGAGTAGCAACACTTCAGCTTTAGCTATGGAACTCCCCTCCTATTGACACGAGGCAGCAACATTCACTACCGGTATATTGTTTTAGATGCCTCCTGAAAACTTTGTTTCAGTGGGCCCATTCAGGCACATGACTTGGAAACATGTGTTTTAAAATTTGAatatgttttgattttatttttaatcatattTCCTAGTGTTTGTCATattgggctcctttgagaggagtgtgggaaataaatgaaatagtgTATAAGTTTACATGGAGTTTAGAAATATGATTGCATTGATTTTCTCCAGATGGTAATTGCAGCGTATTCAGCATTAGAGAGGGAGCAGTATGGTGCTATAACCATTAAGTCCTTAAACGTATCTTGGATTTCTACCAGTTAtggaattattattttgaaaCCATCACTattatggggggcggggggggggagagaattatcTAGACTTGGAAACCTCTCCTTATTGTCAGCATTTACCAGACACAAAAAACCTACAGTGAATGTCCACATCACaagcattttttcttcttcaaactcTTTCCAAATCtctgagaaataaaaaaaatatgcacacacatgtatgttTGTGGGACACACTTTTTCCCATTCCTAGCTGTGTTAAAATCTTTGATTTCTCCATTGATTTCTATGGTCAGCTCTCGCTTCTGTCCCTAGGGacatttaaaaatagtttctCAGTGTGAACTCGGGGAATGACCTAACCGAACAGTGGAGTAGTTCTATCTGTCTCTTCCTTTGTACTTCTTCTCTAGCCACTCAGTTCCATTCCCAGCCACCCAGTTTTCATTTCTCCAGCCAGTGTTCCTTGCCATTGAGTAACCTAGGGACTGTGAAGGTTTTTTCCCATTAAAGATTGATTCTATCATTGCAAACCTCATAATTACCCTGAGTCTGCTGGTGTCTCCCCTGTtttggtgcgggggggggggggagaactgtaCTGCAGAACTAGCACACAGCCCTGGGTGGGCTTTCACCCCCAGAAAGGTGTGGGCAGGTGCTGTGGCTGTAGCCCTACTTCCTGCTCCTCATTACTTGGTTCAATGGTACAGTAAGTGATGCTAGCTGACCTCACCTCTGGTAGCTCCTAGACGTTGCCAAGTGTGTTATCCATATCCTCCACTTGAGGATGTGTTAGgcggtgtttttttaaaaaggagaaaagagagcATATTAAACTGGAATATTTTATTTATCCACCACTGCCACTTCAAAGATGAAGGCAGTCAATCATCAGATTAATTTGTTCCTGCTTGAACATGCTCACCTTAAAGCCTTTCTTCCCAGAActtcctgcttctctctcccctgGTCTAATGTTCCCCCTAAGGAGGATTTCTTCCTGAGTCACCTGGCTACTCTTCAGCTACACACCTAGCTATGCACATTTAGGATCATTTCTTTATTGgtgtttttttctccccctctcagcCATGCCACTTCTCGATCTCCAGAACCAACTGGGCATTGATGTTGACAGGTGGTTGCTCATCGGGAGTTCCAAGCAGCCCCACAAGCAGGCCAGTTTGTGCTTTGCCTTTCAGAAGGAGTGGCTGGAGTGTTCTGATGGCATTGGATCTGTAAGGGCAAAGAAGGAGTGCCAGCAGGAGATGGAGGATCTTGCTGAATGtctaagcaagaaaaaaatggtgAGTGGGAGACCTGAAGCAGGGACTCAGGGCCAGCAAGTGTGCATCTGTGTGCAAGGAAGTATTTGTCTGTTTGCTTTTCTTACTGCTGGAGTATCTGCAGAAGTTGACTGCCTCTTCCCATGTGCTGCTTGAAAGAGATGGTATGGACAGTTTTGGGGAGAATACAAATGTAGTAAGCTTGCTTTCCCTGGGCAGAAGTTATTAGTAGGCAGctcatttcaaaggcagaattctcTTGTATTCCCATCCATCCTTGATGCCATGCAGAGCTACCATTTGTCTTCCCAACATAAGGGGCAAAGGAAAGAGGAGCAGCTGTGCTTCCTTCTCACTGCAGTGAGAACATTAGAGAGGTAGAGTAATTCACAACTGTAGTTAGTGTGGGTGTAATAAACTGATTTGTAATTGAGGTCCAAAGCAAGTGGTTGACTTGGGGTAAGGGAATAGCCTTTACTCTATATACTGCTAACTGCAAGCAGGGTCTGCGTTTTGTGCGCTAGTGTCGGGGATCCATTGGTTGACCCCCCCAAGGGCAGGGCTGATGTGTGATGCTGCCTTGCAGTGTAGTCAGGCCAAATGGCCTGGTAAATTCTGACTCCTGAattttgccagtacagtggtgcctcgcaatacgaaattaatccgttccgcgagtctctttgtcttgcggtttttttgtcttgcgaagcacggctattagcggcttagcggctattaacggcttagcggctttaagaaaaaggaaacaaactcgcaagaacttgcaagacatttcgtcttgcgaagcaagcccatagggaaattcgtcttgtggaacgactcaaaaaacggaaaaccctttcgtctagcgagtttttcgtcttgcgaggcattcgtcttgcggggcaccactgtatatgggacaCCTCTTGAGATGCTATCAGGATGGGGGAAGCAGGTGGCATTCCAAAGTGTAAACTCCTGTTGGGTTTGTGGATGTAAGCTGGGAGAAAAGTTAAAATATTTTCCAAGCCGCAGCTTCTTGCCATCTTTCAATGTAACTGGCCCACCCCTTTGAATGTTTTCATCATGCAACGGGAGCAAGGTATTGCTGCTTCAtagcctctctcctctcctctcctcacctCCCCCAGCCCCATCTGTTGTTAACAAAACTGCCCATCCCTAACTGGGCTTCCCACATCTCCATAGCTGAGAGTGCAGCGTGAACATCTTGGTCAGCTGTGCAGGCACCTCAGGAGTCTGGCAGACCAAGATCATTTTGTGGCAAGTAGAGAATAGCAGGCCATCTGGAGGGCAGCCATGTGTGGGAGCCCATCAAAGCCTTTTGCTAGTAAGGTACCTCCTGGCTCTCCCTCTGCACCTTGATGCTGAAAGATTCTGAGACTTTGATCTAAAGAGCAGAACTGCAAGACTGAAAGTAGCAGAGTTGTCAGTCTATTTGAACTCAAGATCGGCTTATAACCCACTCTAAAAAAAATCTTGTGTATGTccgtttccccccttctctccccaccctgatCTGAGTTGAGCAGGTGCAACTTCTCACAAAGGAGTGGCAAAGCAGTCTCCTCTTTTGCACaatttttaaagggaaaggggTTCCACGTTTTCCCTTGCATCTGGTCACCCTCCAGTGAGTTAGAGCACATTAAAGGGAGTGCGAAATCTGAGACCTTCAGCAATGGGAACATGCTCCTTTACAAATCCCTACGTGCTCTGACCTGCTGGAGAGGGCAAGATTTAACTCAGAAGGTGACATCCCAACTCTCTCTTCTGTTCCTTTGGCAGGTGAAGCGAATGATGGCGATTCAAGCACAGAGGGAGAAGCTGATAAAGGAGGGAAAATACACCCCTCCTGACAACCATTCTGGCAAATTTGACCCCACACCTTGAACTTTTGCTGCTTACCctggaggaagcagagcaggagtcACTTCCCagtctctcttcctttttttttttaagagttctaTCACTAATGTATCAACAACTTCTGGTTAGCATGGAGACAATTGACTTTAGTCATTTTCCTTTAGCTGCCAACCGCTCCTCTGTGTCTAGTGAAGTGGCAGACTGTTCCTGGCTTGAATAAAACTGCCTCTTTGGGTCTTGAACATTAAGCTTGAGGTCGTTTTCTTTTCCCCCATCTTTGTTATTACAGAGCTGCAAGTGGCCATTTGCTTGGAATCTGTGAAAGTGTGGAATGCACAACATGGAAGGCAACCACCTCAGTCAGAGAACATGGCTGGGGAATCTGTCATTCCTGATGTTGCTGGGATCCCAACTCTCAGCAGCCCACACAGcctagtggtcagggttgatgggagttgtagcaccaCCAAGAGAGAGGTTCTGCATCCCGATCTAGGTGCTGAAAATGTTAGCTTCCTTCCACCACTTGTTCCTGCTGTCTCAGACAAGCCTGTCTGTTACTACATTTACCGGTACATCTACCTGTCTTCTCTCAAGCAGCTTAAGGTACACAGTGCCCTCCCCTTTCTATCTTCAGAAAAAATGTGTGGAagaggttaggttgagagagggTGACTGACCCCAAAAGTCACAtaataagcttcatggctgagtgaggtttTTAACCTTGCCCAGTTCTAGTTTGGTGCTGTGGTTCTGTCAGATCCTTTGCTTCCCATCCACACACCCCCATCTCTATGTTTTCTGCTACTTCTTGGGTCTAGAGCAGTCTTCCCATCTCTGTGCATCAACCCAGCTTCCCCATGTTCCTCTTGGTTAAGTTTGCCATGAAGAAGACATATTTTGGGGTGCCAATAATGAGTGCAGTATAAGAAAACAAATGGATCTGGACTGATAGTCAGTGGGCTTCTACAGTCTGTTGGGCAGTCCTCTTGCACCATGGGTGGGAGTTGTGGCCCATGTCAAGTTAACAGGTGTGTGAGTCATTTGGACTCTTCCCCTTTGAGTAGCCCTGTGTTAACCTCTCCTTTTGGCTTGTTCACTTCCATCTGTTCAGACTCTTCCTTGATCCTTCCTCTTTTGCATTACAAATTCACATCTTTTCTAGCAGAGGGCCATTGGACAGAGGGTGTTGCCCCCACAGCCTCTATGGTGCCTAGCATACGCTCATGGCCCTGCATAAATAAATAGCAACCATTTTCCTTCTTACAGACCTCTTTAAGTGGAGATCCTCTGTTGAGTAATTGAATTCTCAGAGAGTGATGTCCCACTCTCTAACATAAAGAGTGTGCAATAGTTATTTGTGGCAAAAAGGCTACCAAATTGCCCAGAGTTTCTTGTTTTGTTGCCAGTCAGTAACTTGGGAAGTTTTATTACTGGAGGAGGCCAAAGGCTTCTGGGATTTCATTCAGGGAAACAGGAGGCCTCTGTGCATTTGGGTCTCTACCAATCTTCTGCTTTCATGCTTGGTGGAATTCTCAGAacccccttttctcttcctcaAATCCCTTGTCTCAGTCTCTAGCTAGCCAGCTATATCATTTTAGGAGCTGTCATGTAGTTCTGCAAGTCTGAGGTATGCAGGGACCAGCTGTTTGGTTGCCTGATCTTCTGCAATACCTGTATTGAGATTTGCAGGTTACTGCAAAGGATTTGGGCCAGTTTTAGCTGGATCAACTCATGTTTATTTACAGGTAGAGAGCTCCAGGCTGGGATTCTGTTCCCTTCTGCCATACCTACCAGCCTAGAACTGTCATCTGTCATCTGCTGGGAAGCAAGGAAATGTTGCTTTTAAACCTTACCTGCCACTTCAATAAAGTCACACAGTTCCCTGGTTGCTCCATGTTTACCTTTCTGACaggcgctctcccccccccccccgccccagcctgcctgcctgtctctgtAGATACATAAAGATTAATAATAGGGGCTGTGTCCCTGCTCACACTGCTacccaaccccctgcc encodes the following:
- the NDUFS5 gene encoding NADH dehydrogenase [ubiquinone] iron-sulfur protein 5 — translated: MPLLDLQNQLGIDVDRWLLIGSSKQPHKQASLCFAFQKEWLECSDGIGSVRAKKECQQEMEDLAECLSKKKMVKRMMAIQAQREKLIKEGKYTPPDNHSGKFDPTP